The genomic window TCTTCGTTGGCCTACCGATTTGTTCTTCCAGGtactgttcttcttcttcttctcccatggaaaatttctttacattttttgcCAATTTTATGATATGGAAATGATCCAAATCTGATATCGTCATTGATTACGTGTAaccttaaatattttatttcattctttttatAGCAACTAgtcaatattttgtttgattattttggaatatatgTGTTTATTATATTAATCACTTCGTTAGTGCTTTGGATTCTTGGTTAATTGTTGGTTAATTATCATTATGTAATGAATTATTGGTTAATTGTTGGTCTGATTGTGATATTGTGAAttaaaacagaggagataTGGATGTCGAGCTATGATGCTTGAAACTGTAGCAGCAGTACCTGGAATGGTTGGAGGAATGTTACTACACTGCAAATCGCTTCGACGTTTTGAGCAAAGTGGAGGATGGATTAAGGCTCTTCTTGAGGAAGCAGAGAATGAGAGAATGCATCTTATGACATTCATGGAAGTCGCGAAACCGAAATGGTACGAGAGAGCGCTCGTGATCACTGTGCAAGGAGTCTTCTTCAACGCTTATTTCCTTGGTTACTTAATCTCTCCCAAGTTTGCTCATCGTATGGTTGGGtaccttgaagaagaagcgatCCATTCTTATACTGAGTTTCTCAAGGAACTTGACAAAGGTAACATTGAGAATGTTCCTGCTCCGGCTATTGCTATTGATTACTGGAGGCTTCCTGCTGATGCGACACTTCGTGATGTTGTGATGGTTGTTCGTGCTGACGAGGCTCATCACCGTGATGTAAACCATTTTGCATCTGTAAGTATATTATTTGCTTGAGACTAAATTCTAAAGCTTAAAATCGTGTGTTACTGATCAATTATGGTTTTACTTTGTAGGATATTCACTACCAAGGTCGTGAACTAAAGGAAGCTCCAGCTCCAATTGGGTATCATTGATTCGATTAAAAGAAGAGCTTTTTCTCaagtttaaaactttgttCTAAAGAATTTAAGTTCTTTGACTTGTATATACATCATCACCTCTGCTTAAGCCATACTTGGATTCGGCTTTCTTTGAATGTTGCTACGAATgttctgatttcttctttacttttccTGTCAATGGGCTTTTGGGCTTATCTTTTGCTATTGTATGGCCTTGCTATTTAGAATGAGAGTAATAGTTTGTAGAAGCTGCTACTAAATCATGTAAAGATACCATTGATATCATCATAActattcaatttcatatgGAAATCAATTAATATACCATCTACATTGACAAAATTacaacttttcttttcctgattacacatgaaacaaaagaaagaaaaagaggaccCAATGGATGTGGATCCTTTATTTATGGCATGGGgctatattttctttcaggGCCCTCAAAGCTTTCAaatataaagcaaaaaaaaaaaaacaagaagagaaaacagtCAATTGTAATAGAGAAAGTATAATCaaacaatattataatttgttgTGATTATGTGTACATAACCACTTTCTTTCAAACGTATCAGAGACTCTCTCTTATGCCACCAAATTAATTGTATAGTTGTGtccattataaaaaaatgggaTCTCTCTATCATGCCTATTGTTTTCAATCTATCATGGCAAGTTTAGGTCAAAGTAATAGCAAATCGCCATTACCAAAAAccttaattattatttctttccaTATTTTATATCAGCAAAATGGTTTTAGCATAAGCAAAAAAAGGCTTCCACATACCTCATCTCTCATCAATTATTTAAACcgcaaataataaattatatctCACACTAAATGttggaataaaatattttgacttttctttatctaaatACATATCGAATTATAGGTATAATAAATACAGAAATATACAAATACGTCCTAATCAGTTGCCTAGCCTTCTATCAACTGTTTCTAATATAAAGTAATGTTTATAACTTCAACGATTAATCTAGTCTCATAAcagtataaaatattataatttgtgGCAATGTGTACTTTCTTTCTTGCATTTTCTTAGATTTGAAATGATAATGATTATAATAATGAATAAACAGTCATGGTGCCATGTTCGctgtatattattttaaagacCTCTATATGATTTATCCAATAAACTATATGATCATACGATTAAAATACCAAGAGCTCACAATTTTCGATATGCCTTAGTGCGTTAATGAAGGGAATTTTTTACACATATAAACGTATCTTCGCATACGacaaacaattataaaatagtagtacaaaatatgtttaatactatttgtgtttctttttaattgaaaaCCATTCGaattttaaaccaaacaaaataatcgCTTTATGTAATGTTTAATGGTCTGATTGAGAAATTTTCCTCTGACGGCTAGGGTTAAGCGGACGATCAATACTATTGCCACGTTGGCAAAAAGCAATAACTCGAAAAGTCACCACGTGTCATCTACATAGTCAATcagttaattttctttttattcgtCGACAAGTtaagttaagaaaaagagagcaTTCCGACAGATTTATTTGGCGGGACTCTAAACTCCGACGTGGCATTTTCTTTGCTTTAGAATTCTTTTCACTGTCGTAAAAAGTCCTTTTGGTGACTACTCATCTCAAAAGATAACGTAATCCAACCAATCTCAACTTGCCACCTAAGAATAATTCGGGGCTGTTACATTTAATATTCGTGAACGGCCGTGAGTTTAGTTTTCTATGGATATTTAAGCTAAAAGAGTAGCTTCGACAAAAACAAGATCCGAGCCGACGAATAAGAGATAGGAGATCCTCCAGGTGGCATTTTAGTAATTAACCACGTGGAAATAGACTGAAACCACGTggatattttagaattttgttgTGCACGCGCTTTGTAGGCGCGTAACgttaaaaatgtgaaatctaCTGGTTAGAGTTACTCCactgttattaattattagtaaGAGTTATGAATCCTGACCATTGACCAAAGATTGTTGgtgttttcaaattcaattaattacacaaaatctatattttaCGTGGGGCCTAATCCATGTCACTATCATTCTTATATTTAACTATAATCACtaaatttatgtattattttaaataaatatagagTATTAAACATTTGAAAATACTGTTATTGGGTTATGaagtaaaaatagaaatccTACTGTATTCCTAGTTTCCTTTTATATTCCCACGAACGATTTTGCTGTATGTACTCGTATGTATCTTACGAAGTGACGTTTTACACCATGTCAGAATATGTTAACAGTGGtattaaatagaaataaaactgtactttaatttagttatttttgttaattaaaatattaatatttaaatacaaTATCCTATATTCTAAttagtttacaaaaaaagtcaaagttAACACTTTTGCTTAACTGtaattttatcttttcaatatgttaaaattattaaatggaaaccaaaataaaattcgaaaacaattttttttaaaaagtgaataGAAATACCTAATATTTAGAAAtatcaattcaaatttttaccCATCAGTAACCTTGGAAAATAGCGAAACAAgccaacttttatttttttttggcaacatACCAACTTCTTCAGAAATacttttcaaaagaaaaataatttataagtGGGGGTAATTAAAAAGAGATAAGAGCAGTGAAAGATGATTTccacaaaaggaaaaaaaaaaaaagggaaaagagaggtgaaaaaaataaaaaataatgtaaaaagaGCGGtgaaaaaagtaataattgaaaagaaagaaaaaagatgataaGAGCAATTCCACATTGGCAGCTAACTGTGGACCCCACACTTCTCGGAAGTTCCGTGACCGCGACTTGAGTGAATAAGGTCCCACATGCATTTCCCTCTCTTCCCATCTCAGCCgtttaatcttttctaaatcgAACGGTTCAGATCAACGGGTCGGGTGCCAACTCAACgccttttttagtttttattttattttatgttttttttttggatgatgTTTTCTTCTGCCAAGTCAGATtgtttaaaaaccaaaaatagaagaaaataaaatactaatataatataaaacgATCTAACGGTTGTGAGAGCATTTAGCTAATTGGCAACAAATGGTATTGGCCGTTGATTTGTAATTAATGagttaaattattttagactATGGTAGGACCTGTTTCCTTACTTTATAGGTTTATTGTTTAGCTTACCTTCCCtaatagaattaaaaaaatctaaaggatattatatggtttattactattttagaAATATCCAAATATGACCagatttaattagttttatagAAATTTATAGTTATGTCAATTTGACTAATCTAACCTAGGAATTATCAAgatttaatttctcttttagattttttcattataaattaagaatgttgataaattagtaattaaaaatGTGGTAGATACTTCCAATATTATTCtccatatattttcatttttaattattagattCTAAGAATTTAAAAGATCAATTTTGCAAACCTGGCATATTTGAAAAggtaaatttaatttaacagCTTTTATTGCATGCACGtaagaaatatcaaataaatcaataagaaggaaagtaaatatttgaatatttattttccatgagttgaagaaaaaaaaatagttagtGGCAAGTAAAAAACTATTTAGCCATTTGATCTTAAtggagaaaagtaaaaaaaaaaaagatgaaggtAGAGAAGTGGAACCTGATGTGATTAATATTACCGGTTGGATCGGTTTGTATAGGTGGTCACAAAGATTCCATTCTGATCGTAGATTGCCTTTACCAAGGTCTCTGTCTACCGGTAATAGCCGGTGATACATCTTCTCAAGacacattttgaattttaataattaaaataacatCATATTTGTGCGTGTATATGtcagtatttttgttttcttttcacacGAGTCATCGCGATTAGTGGACAACAGTACACTACCCCAGGAGCCTTTTTATTGCACAATATACTattgatgattatttttagatttaaatattattatcttaATCTTTCCGactttcaatatattttattgtttttttatttgtttgtttatttctaGACAGTGCAAAGTCAATAAAATATTGGTAGCGATAATATAGACGGAAGCGTGTGATGTCAAACTCTTGACACGTGGCAGCTTCTGTTTAATAACTGGTAACAgtccaaaataattttttcacaTGAATCCGACTCCgaaaataatattcttttaaaaccgaaaaattaaatgttatcaaatactaaaatatCATAACAATAAGATATCATTTTTGAGTGGGTCCTACCTACGGATGCtgactaataaaataattaaagaatacgttttttaatttaataataaaataataatcggtggtaaaataattaataaaagaagaaatatcggttatttattattatatgcgAGATCTCTTATAACGGAGGGCCAAGATTTTGTCACGCTGGTATATAGCGTATCGTGACCGTTGGATGTATTCACACCGACGGTGAAGattgagaaaatgttttaCGGCAGGAGATATGAGCCGTGGATTTATTCGCTACTCTGCTTTTATGAGGAGCACAAATAAAGGAGATAATGGGAAGCAAGTAGAGAGATAGAGGAGAGAGAGTttgataaagagagagaaaaaggggTTGCGATTTGGGAGAAGAGAAATAGAGAGGAGAagcattagagaagaagaagaagaagatggatagAAATAGAGAAGCTAGAAGAGTACCTATGGCGGCTGCCGGAAATGGTCTTTCCCGGCGGAGACATAGAGCCGGAAGTTTCAGAGATTCACcaggtttgtttttgaatctcttgatttggtttgtttttcatCAGATCTGAGAGAAAACGTTTGGTTCTGATTTTTCTGAACGTTTTTTTCACAGAGGAGGAAGGTCCGGTGGAGTTACCGGAGGCGGCGAGGTTGAGAGATCGAGGAGGGAGTAATAAGAAGGATCGAGATCGGGAACGTgatagagacagagagagggaaagagaaagagatagggAGAGAGATCGGTTAAATAGCCGGAGTAAACGGCGGAGAGGAGAACGCTTAATGATGGTTCACGGTAATCTAGACGACGGTGGCGACGATAGCTCGGAAGAGAGTGTCAACGACGATGAAGAATATGACGACGGAGGTGTAGGACCACCTTCTTCGTTGAAGATGCTTCCTCCGACGAGCAATAATATCTCAGCTGCATCGTTTTCATCGTCTCTATCAAATCATCACAACGGAGGTAGCGGTAATCtccatcaccaccatcacAGCCACAACAATAACCATCAGAGGAAGAATAATTTTCCGCCGACGAAAGTTTTCAGATCGTCTCCTTCTCCGGCGCCGGTATCACCTCTTGTCTCGACGTGGAAAGCCGCCGACGAGATGATCGGTGTTTCGGTTCCTAGAAAAGCTCGGTCAGGTAGAGAGGTGGAAATTTACATTTGTAAACATATCTCTCGCTGATCTATCTCGATTCACAGTTCTTCTAAtctcttcttcgatttttGCAGCGTGTACGAAGAGACCTCATGAATCATGGGCGTCAAGTACTACCGGAGGTGGTGTTTTTGCTTCCGGTGAACAAATCCATCGGCAAATATCATCAACGTCTCCAGCTAATAGAGTTAGTCCGGCTTCGATTTTAGCATCTCCGTCTCCTCCTGCTCCTAcgtctccttcttcatcaagcATTTCCGTCAGGAAAAAATTGGTTAGTCTCTCAAAATTTACACTCAAatctctccatctccatcttcttctttgactaatatatttttgcttCTAGCCGTCGGGGACGAAACAGAAGCCGTTACCGCCGAAGTCATCATCGAGTAAGTTATCATCGCCAGTGGCTGTACAAGACGAGATCGAGATCGAGATTGCAGAAGTGTTGTATGGTATGATGAGGATGCCTTCCACATCAAAACAAGAAGCAGCCGGTAACGATTTGACGGAGGCAGCGAAATCAACTGTAGAAGTCAAATCTCGAGTCTCTTCACCGATCTCAAATCCTCAGACTCTTCCTCAATCATCTATCACACTAGCTGCAAATTCTAGCTCCTCTAATGTTTCAGCCATCGGTAACATCCTCTCTCCATTCACAAATCGGAAcgactatttttgtttttttttttcttttttgctcaCTTTGTTTTACCATTTTCGCTTCAGCTCCTAAGAGAAAGAAGCCGAGACATGTCAAGTACGAAGACGATAACAGTTCACGCGTCACTACAATCAAATCCGAAGCCGAAGCTCCTTCAAAAAGTCAAGTTCCGTTCAGTAATCAACTAAAGAGCTCAGGATCCGGCGAAGGAAACAGCTCCGTATTGGATTCTATCATACCACTGACGAGAGAAAGCAACGCTTCGTTAGATTCggagaaaaaagagaacaatCTGTCAAAAGACGAAACAATATTGCCGAAAGTGGAATCTTCTTCAGGATTTAGATCCGATGGTGAAGGAGCTAAATCGTAAGCATTCAATCTATACATTCATTTTTTCTGGATTTTTTACCCAAGTTTTGGTActgaatgttttttgtttttaatcatgCAGGAGTTCGCCGGAAAAAGAGAAGTTTGAGATAGATCTGATGGTAAGTgtcaataacatatatattttattttattttcctttttttttgaagttccGTACTAAATTAATTGTCCGTCGGTTCAGGCGCCACCGCCGGTGAGATCGTCGTCGGAGAGAGGCGGAGAGATGATGGAATGTGTGGCGGCAGAAGCTAAACCTAAAGTCACGGAAGTGGAAACGGTGAGTGGGGCCTACTTTTGTTTGGTAATATTGTGATAATTGGGGATATCCATCattactttttcatttttgctttttttggctctctttttcttatcttcatctttttggctccctcttttttttaattctctcCTGTGTCCACACTAATGCATGTAGCAGGAAGCAAAGCCTCTGCTTAAGGAAGATAGAAGTGATCCGGCGATTCATGATTCtcaggagaagaagagacctAGAATGGTTGCTGAAGCTGAACACCATAAGTTTGAGAGGAATTGTGAACTCAAACTCGACTTGGATAAATCTGATCATGTGGGTTTAGTAAACAAGCATCATGTTCAGAAACCGCCACCGCAACAGCAACTATCTGTTCCTGATAAAACTGGTAGGcctttttcatctttcttgaGATTCATTCTTCTTACTCTGACTGGACTAGTTTCGTTTTTTGTATACTGAATTAACTGGgcctctttttaaaaaattccaGCTCAAGCTAGCCATTTGCCTCTGCATATGTCTATGCCTGGCTGGCCTGGGGGCCTTCCTACAATGGGgtatgttttctttgtaatttaaGCATGTGATACTTTTCCTAAgtctcctttttattttttggttgtacTAATGTAAAACTCTGTGATTAAACAGATACATGGCACCTACACAAGGAGTTGTGCCTACGGATACCAGTTCCTTATCAGCTGCAGCAATGCAGGTAATTTTGATTGGATGTGCCATTCTAAtatttctctttatatttttttgcctttactgatttaaattttggtcTTGTGCAGCCTCCACctcatttactttttaatcAACCAAGGCCGAAGCGATGTGCTACACACTGCTACATTGCTCGGAATATTCAATCTCATCAGCAATTCACAAAGATGAATCCTTTCTGGCCTGCAGCAGCAGGCTCAGCTCCAATGTATGGGACCAAGGCCTGCAATCTCAGTCTTATGCCTCCCACAGAACTTCAGGGGAGTGTTTTGGGAAGAAGTTCCAACCCTGTTCAAGATAAGAATTCTCAATCTACGTCCAAAAGCTCAGAGACAgctcaaagaaatcaattaatgCTTCAACAAGCTTTGCCTCCAGGAGCAGCTAATAGCAtcttggttagtttttttagTCCATGTATCATGTTTCTCATCAGGTTTTGTCGTCCTTCTTATAAGctgattgtttttttactttcattgTAGCATGGTCCGACATTCATATTCCCCTTGGGCCAACAGCCTCACGCTGCCGCTACAATAGCTGCCGCATCTGTCAGACCTCCTAATAGTGGCATCACATCTTCTGGACCAACAGCTACTTCTACCTCCATGAATGGTTCTGCATCAGCTACTCCAGCTGGTGCCCCAACAATGAGCTTCAGTTATCCTGCCATGCCGGGAAATGAAACGCAGTACCTGGCCATTTTGCAGAATAACGGCTATCCATTTCCAGTTCCAGCACATGTTGGTGCACAACCTGCTTATAGAGGTGCTCCTGGGCAGCCGATGCCATTTTTTAATGGTTCATTCTATTCCTCCCAAATGATCCAGCCTCCACATCATCAGCCACAAAAGCAGCATCAGCAGCAGCTAACTGGTCAAATGCTCCAGAGCCATGCTCCTAACAACCAGAATGGGAGTGCTTCCACTGGTTCCTCAGCAGCTCAAAAGCATCTGCAGAACCAACAGTTGAGGCCACCGATTAATCATGGGAACTCTCAAGGATTTCCAACTCATAAAGTGCAATCGCAGCCTTTGAATTTTCAGCAGAGGCAGCAACCCAGAGAAAATGCTACTCAACATAGTGAGACTGTAGGGGAAGATAGCCCATCAACTGCTGATAGCCGGGGTTCTCGTTCCAATGTTGCCTATGGCCAGAACTATGGTATGCAAATGCAACCAACTAACTTGGGTTTGATGAGTTCCCCTGCCCCTGGTGGTGGGGTGGTTGGATCTTCGAGCAGTCATGGTGAAAAGAAATCACAGCAGCAGGTTTCAAAGGCTGGTGTAGAATCCTTCCAGTCACCGGGTTATGCTATGACTTTTGCGACGTTCAATGGGGCTAACACTGCTCCTACCCTAAACATGTCATCAATTGCTCAGAATCACGCTATGTTCCACAGCATGCCCGAAGCAGCAAGGCAAGGTTATCAGATGATGGCTGCTCAAGCAGCTCAACAAAAAATGAACTACGGTGCTTCACTAGAAGATGGAAAATCTGGGTCTATTGGTGGTGCTGCTACTGCTAATAATACCCCTGAGGAACAAAGGAAGTCAGGAGGAGGGGCAATAGGGAAAACGAGTGGTGGGAATGGTGGGCAGTCTATTGCTTTCTCTAACAAACAGGATTTAGCTGATGCATCTGTTTCTGCTGTCACGAGTGGTAGCATCGTTGATAGCTCATCCCGTTTACTCAACCTTGGTTCTGCTCTGCCACAGAGTTCGGGTTCTTTACCCACgtctcatcatcaacaactaCTACAACAACAGCAGCAACAGCATATGCAACGGAGTCAATCGCAGCAACCTTATACCACCATGTACCTCCAGAAGCAGCAACGGTATGCAACTTCAGTGGCTGCTTCTGCTGCCAGAACCAAAGGGCCCGTGGTGAGTAACGGGAGTGGTTTCCCTGATCACAATATGACCACATCACCTGCGGGAACCACCAAGTTTGCAAATGCTAATTCAGGGTTCCCTCAAAACCTTGTCCAGTCGAGTAGCAATCAGGTTCAGTCTCAGCAGTGGAAAAACAATTCACCCAGGACAACAAATACTACCCAAGCTCAGTCTCCTTCGATGTTGTCGCCATCAACATCAGTTGCTGCTGCATCTTCGCTAAGAAACATCCCGCATAAACAGCAAAGCCGTCCCCAGCAATCGCAGATATCTTTTGCAgcaaactcaaaaccaatgaCTTCTGGTTCACCAATGCAGCAGGTACAAGGAGGAACCAACCACCAGGCTCCGTCTCCACCAATGTTAGTTGGGTCGCCTTCGACGTCGTCTGTCTCCAAAAATGCCAGCGGA from Arabidopsis thaliana chromosome 3, partial sequence includes these protein-coding regions:
- the TIC gene encoding time for coffee (TIME FOR COFFEE (TIC); BEST Arabidopsis thaliana protein match is: TIC-like (TAIR:AT3G63180.1); Has 35078 Blast hits to 21616 proteins in 942 species: Archae - 10; Bacteria - 2414; Metazoa - 18018; Fungi - 6283; Plants - 1621; Viruses - 189; Other Eukaryotes - 6543 (source: NCBI BLink).), with protein sequence MDRNREARRVPMAAAGNGLSRRRHRAGSFRDSPEEEGPVELPEAARLRDRGGSNKKDRDRERDRDRERERERDRERDRLNSRSKRRRGERLMMVHGNLDDGGDDSSEESVNDDEEYDDGGVGPPSSLKMLPPTSNNISAASFSSSLSNHHNGGSGNLHHHHHSHNNNHQRKNNFPPTKVFRSSPSPAPVSPLVSTWKAADEMIGVSVPRKARSACTKRPHESWASSTTGGGVFASGEQIHRQISSTSPANRVSPASILASPSPPAPTSPSSSSISVRKKLPSGTKQKPLPPKSSSSKLSSPVAVQDEIEIEIAEVLYGMMRMPSTSKQEAAGNDLTEAAKSTVEVKSRVSSPISNPQTLPQSSITLAANSSSSNVSAIAPKRKKPRHVKYEDDNSSRVTTIKSEAEAPSKSQVPFSNQLKSSGSGEGNSSVLDSIIPLTRESNASLDSEKKENNLSKDETILPKVESSSGFRSDGEGAKSSSPEKEKFEIDLMAPPPVRSSSERGGEMMECVAAEAKPKVTEVETEAKPLLKEDRSDPAIHDSQEKKRPRMVAEAEHHKFERNCELKLDLDKSDHVGLVNKHHVQKPPPQQQLSVPDKTAQASHLPLHMSMPGWPGGLPTMGYMAPTQGVVPTDTSSLSAAAMQPPPHLLFNQPRPKRCATHCYIARNIQSHQQFTKMNPFWPAAAGSAPMYGTKACNLSLMPPTELQGSVLGRSSNPVQDKNSQSTSKSSETAQRNQLMLQQALPPGAANSILHGPTFIFPLGQQPHAAATIAAASVRPPNSGITSSGPTATSTSMNGSASATPAGAPTMSFSYPAMPGNETQYLAILQNNGYPFPVPAHVGAQPAYRGAPGQPMPFFNGSFYSSQMIQPPHHQPQKQHQQQLTGQMLQSHAPNNQNGSASTGSSAAQKHLQNQQLRPPINHGNSQGFPTHKVQSQPLNFQQRQQPRENATQHSETVGEDSPSTADSRGSRSNVAYGQNYGMQMQPTNLGLMSSPAPGGGVVGSSSSHGEKKSQQQVSKAGVESFQSPGYAMTFATFNGANTAPTLNMSSIAQNHAMFHSMPEAARQGYQMMAAQAAQQKMNYGASLEDGKSGSIGGAATANNTPEEQRKSGGGAIGKTSGGNGGQSIAFSNKQDLADASVSAVTSGSIVDSSSRLLNLGSALPQSSGSLPTSHHQQLLQQQQQQHMQRSQSQQPYTTMYLQKQQRYATSVAASAARTKGPVVSNGSGFPDHNMTTSPAGTTKFANANSGFPQNLVQSSSNQVQSQQWKNNSPRTTNTTQAQSPSMLSPSTSVAAASSLRNIPHKQQSRPQQSQISFAANSKPMTSGSPMQQVQGGTNHQAPSPPMLVGSPSTSSVSKNASGSPRTTASASSAANKGGQASTTTHSASQPSKNLQPASAASSAGGRNNGPSVLGNPTTSSGSKSQQQQQLPKHGLQPQAQLFFSNPYMQAQHQHQQQQITISPSGGYYIQRHQQQSGSAPAVPVTGAVTATSDPAKAIAAASAANNMKGGGGMGKTQQHQLGPPGFTNVHAVSSAVQVKPVDQKQQAGE
- the TIC gene encoding time for coffee, which translates into the protein MDRNREARRVPMAAAGNGLSRRRHRAGSFRDSPEEEGPVELPEAARLRDRGGSNKKDRDRERDRDRERERERDRERDRLNSRSKRRRGERLMMVHGNLDDGGDDSSEESVNDDEEYDDGGVGPPSSLKMLPPTSNNISAASFSSSLSNHHNGGSGNLHHHHHSHNNNHQRKNNFPPTKVFRSSPSPAPVSPLVSTWKAADEMIGVSVPRKARSACTKRPHESWASSTTGGGVFASGEQIHRQISSTSPANRVSPASILASPSPPAPTSPSSSSISVRKKLPSGTKQKPLPPKSSSSKLSSPVAVQDEIEIEIAEVLYGMMRMPSTSKQEAAGNDLTEAAKSTVEVKSRVSSPISNPQTLPQSSITLAANSSSSNVSAIAPKRKKPRHVKYEDDNSSRVTTIKSEAEAPSKSQVPFSNQLKSSGSGEGNSSVLDSIIPLTRESNASLDSEKKENNLSKDETILPKVESSSGFRSDGEGAKSSSPEKEKFEIDLMAPPPVRSSSERGGEMMECVAAEAKPKVTEVETQEAKPLLKEDRSDPAIHDSQEKKRPRMVAEAEHHKFERNCELKLDLDKSDHVGLVNKHHVQKPPPQQQLSVPDKTAQASHLPLHMSMPGWPGGLPTMGYMAPTQGVVPTDTSSLSAAAMQPPPHLLFNQPRPKRCATHCYIARNIQSHQQFTKMNPFWPAAAGSAPMYGTKACNLSLMPPTELQGSVLGRSSNPVQDKNSQSTSKSSETAQRNQLMLQQALPPGAANSILHGPTFIFPLGQQPHAAATIAAASVRPPNSGITSSGPTATSTSMNGSASATPAGAPTMSFSYPAMPGNETQYLAILQNNGYPFPVPAHVGAQPAYRGAPGQPMPFFNGSFYSSQMIQPPHHQPQKQHQQQLTGQMLQSHAPNNQNGSASTGSSAAQKHLQNQQLRPPINHGNSQGFPTHKVQSQPLNFQQRQQPRENATQHSETVGEDSPSTADSRGSRSNVAYGQNYGMQMQPTNLGLMSSPAPGGGVVGSSSSHGEKKSQQQVSKAGVESFQSPGYAMTFATFNGANTAPTLNMSSIAQNHAMFHSMPEAARQGYQMMAAQAAQQKMNYGASLEDGKSGSIGGAATANNTPEEQRKSGGGAIGKTSGGNGGQSIAFSNKQDLADASVSAVTSGSIVDSSSRLLNLGSALPQSSGSLPTSHHQQLLQQQQQQHMQRSQSQQPYTTMYLQKQQRYATSVAASAARTKGPVVSNGSGFPDHNMTTSPAGTTKFANANSGFPQNLVQSSSNQVQSQQWKNNSPRTTNTTQAQSPSMLSPSTSVAAASSLRNIPHKQQSRPQQSQISFAANSKPMTSGSPMQQVQGGTNHQAPSPPMLVGSPSTSSVSKNASGSPRTTASASSAANKGGQASTTTHSASQPSKNLQPASAASSAGGRNNGPSVLGNPTTSSGSKSQQQQQLPKHGLQPQAQLFFSNPYMQAQHQHQQQQITISPSGGYYIQRHQQQSGSAPAVPVTGAVTATSDPAKAIAAASAANNMKGGGGMGKTQQHQLGPPGFTNVHAVSSAVQVKPVDQKQQAGE